In a single window of the candidate division WOR-3 bacterium genome:
- a CDS encoding T9SS type A sorting domain-containing protein, producing the protein PNLSHQGRGNNLKVSLVIYDVSGRLIKTLVNEHKAPGIYSIIWNGTDENGRKVGQGVYFYVLHADGNTIQRKMLMIR; encoded by the coding sequence CACCTAACCTCTCCCATCAAGGGCGAGGAAATAATTTAAAGGTATCGCTTGTGATTTATGATGTTTCAGGAAGATTGATTAAGACATTAGTCAATGAACATAAAGCACCGGGAATTTATAGCATAATTTGGAATGGAACTGATGAGAACGGTAGAAAAGTCGGTCAAGGTGTCTATTTCTATGTTCTGCATGCTGATGGCAATACAATCCAAAGAAAAATGCTGATGATAAGATAA